Proteins encoded together in one Amphiprion ocellaris isolate individual 3 ecotype Okinawa chromosome 14, ASM2253959v1, whole genome shotgun sequence window:
- the sap30l gene encoding histone deacetylase complex subunit SAP30L: MNGFSTEEDSHDGPPAPPFYGQSCCLIEDGERCGRSAGNASFSKRIQKSISQKKLKLDIDKSVRHLYICDFHKNFIQSVRNKRKRKTSDDGGESPDHDVEVPEVDLFQLQVNTLRRYKRHYKLQTRPGLNKAQLAETVSRHFRNIPVNEKETLTYFIYMVKSSKSRLDQKGDGGKPLD, from the exons ATGAACGGGTTCAGCACGGAGGAGGACAGCCACGACGGACCGCCTGCTCCGCCGTTCTACGGACAGAGCTGCTGCCTGATCGAGGACGGGGAGCGCTGCGGCCGGTCGGCTGGAAACGCCTCCTTCAGCAAGAGGATCCAGAAGAGCATATCCCAGAAGAAGCTCAAGCTGGACATCGACAAGAGC GTTCGACATCTCTACATCTGCGACTTCCACAAGAACTTCATCCAGAGCGTCCGCAacaagagaaagaggaagaccAGCGACGATGGAGGAGAGTCCCCAGATCACGACGTGGAGGTTCCAGAG GTGGACCTTTTCCAGCTGCAGGTGAACACGTTGAGGCGCTACAAGAGACACTACAAGCTGCAGACCCGACCCGGCCTCAACAAGGCCCAGCTGGCAGAG ACGGTGAGTCGCCACTTCAGGAACATCCCGGTGAACGAGAAGGAGACGCTGACCTACTTCATCTACATGGTGAAGAGCAGCAAGAGCCGGCTGGACCAGAAAGGAGACGGCGGCAAACCGCTGGACTAG